A stretch of Sulfurimonas xiamenensis DNA encodes these proteins:
- a CDS encoding diacylglycerol kinase gives MRNQPKYNFFKNTNYALKGLKDLIQNETSFKIEVIAAIILMPIIIFIDINLTQKALMFISLSGMLIAEAVNSAIERVVDLVTLEHHHMAGRAKDVGSTIVFLSIFVFIVTWAIVLAEFL, from the coding sequence TTGAGAAACCAGCCAAAATATAACTTTTTTAAAAATACAAATTACGCTCTAAAAGGTTTAAAAGACTTGATTCAAAACGAAACATCTTTTAAAATAGAAGTTATAGCAGCTATAATTCTAATGCCTATAATTATATTTATAGATATAAACTTAACACAAAAGGCTTTAATGTTTATATCACTAAGCGGAATGCTTATAGCTGAAGCCGTCAATAGTGCGATTGAGAGAGTAGTTGATTTGGTTACGCTTGAGCATCATCATATGGCGGGCCGTGCAAAGGATGTGGGGAGCACTATAGTTTTTTTAAGTATTTTTGTATTTATTGTTACATGGGCGATAGTACTGGCTGAATTTTTGTAA
- a CDS encoding LTA synthase family protein, producing the protein MQKYMRSRCAIIGLFFLLFLSVSAVTRSVLLFKSINMIDLSFLELLKIYGVGAFYDFISVGYLASLFVLYLLFLPQKFLNHKIHRYITYIFVYIFLFGIVFLAFSEWFFWDEFNVRFNFIAVDYLIYTKEVIGNINESYPMGILITVISFISALLFYAVYKLQYIENFLKSQSLFKERFKSSLIYLLIPALSFASVTGDLSKISSNQYDNELSKSGLYSLFEAFRNNTLDYDMFYVTQNSEKVLSTLKNSIDSNPSVFTDTEDITRNIIKSGEEKDYNIMMIVVESLSGKFIESLGGEKNLTPNLDSLIKESLFFNNFYATGTRTVRGMEAITLSVPPTPGRSIVKRPDNHNMYSSGFIFKNKGYETKFIYGGHGYFDNMNEFFSNNGFGIVDRVDFSDEEDTFHTVWGVCDEDLLNKSLKEADLSYKAHKPFMSFIMTTSNHRPYDYPNGRIDIPSHTGREGAVKYTDYAIGEFIKKAKEKPWFKNTIFVIVADHCSTSAGKIELPLDKYHIPLIVYAPEIIKPMVVDKVSSQIDIMPTLFGMLNWSYKSKFYGNDILSPSFQERALIGTYQKLGLYKSNKLTVLSAGKKIKSYEVLEQDVFSTKYKDIQTDTESKNNIVSYYQGASSLHKKGLDRYDD; encoded by the coding sequence ATGCAAAAATATATGCGAAGCAGATGTGCGATTATCGGTTTGTTTTTTTTATTGTTTTTGAGTGTTTCTGCTGTTACTAGAAGCGTTCTTTTGTTTAAATCTATAAATATGATAGATTTATCTTTTTTAGAGTTGTTGAAAATATATGGTGTTGGAGCATTTTATGATTTTATAAGTGTTGGCTATTTGGCATCACTTTTTGTTCTTTATCTGCTGTTTTTACCGCAGAAATTTCTTAATCATAAAATCCATCGCTATATCACATATATATTTGTTTATATTTTTCTGTTTGGTATAGTCTTTTTAGCATTTAGCGAATGGTTTTTCTGGGATGAGTTTAATGTTAGATTTAATTTTATAGCAGTTGATTATTTAATCTATACAAAAGAGGTTATCGGCAATATTAACGAATCTTACCCAATGGGTATTTTAATTACTGTTATCTCTTTTATATCCGCACTACTTTTTTATGCGGTTTATAAATTGCAATATATTGAAAATTTTTTAAAAAGCCAAAGCCTCTTTAAAGAGCGTTTTAAATCATCGCTTATATATCTTTTGATTCCCGCTCTCTCTTTTGCATCTGTAACCGGCGATCTCTCAAAGATATCCAGCAATCAATACGATAACGAACTCAGCAAATCTGGCCTGTACTCTTTGTTTGAGGCATTTAGAAACAATACACTCGATTATGATATGTTTTATGTAACGCAAAATAGTGAAAAAGTTCTTTCAACTTTAAAAAATTCTATAGATTCAAATCCTTCTGTTTTTACGGATACAGAGGATATAACCAGAAATATAATAAAATCCGGCGAAGAGAAAGATTACAATATTATGATGATAGTTGTTGAGAGCTTAAGCGGTAAGTTTATCGAGTCGCTTGGCGGAGAAAAAAATCTTACTCCAAATCTGGACTCTTTGATAAAAGAGAGCCTCTTTTTTAATAATTTTTATGCAACCGGTACTAGAACTGTAAGGGGCATGGAGGCGATTACTCTCTCAGTGCCGCCTACGCCGGGGCGCTCAATTGTAAAAAGACCTGATAATCACAATATGTACTCAAGCGGATTTATCTTTAAAAACAAGGGGTATGAAACCAAGTTTATATATGGCGGACACGGTTATTTTGACAATATGAATGAATTTTTTTCAAATAACGGGTTTGGCATTGTAGATAGAGTAGATTTTAGCGATGAAGAGGATACTTTTCACACGGTATGGGGAGTTTGTGATGAGGATCTGTTAAACAAGAGTTTAAAAGAGGCTGATCTCTCCTATAAAGCACACAAACCTTTTATGAGTTTTATCATGACAACATCAAACCACAGACCTTATGATTATCCGAATGGGCGCATAGATATTCCTTCGCACACCGGAAGAGAGGGCGCTGTTAAATATACTGATTATGCGATAGGAGAGTTTATAAAAAAGGCCAAAGAGAAGCCGTGGTTTAAAAATACAATTTTTGTAATAGTAGCTGATCACTGCTCGACAAGTGCGGGTAAAATTGAGCTTCCTCTGGATAAATATCATATTCCTTTGATTGTCTATGCTCCGGAGATTATAAAACCTATGGTTGTCGATAAAGTTTCTAGTCAAATAGATATTATGCCGACGCTCTTTGGTATGCTGAATTGGTCATATAAAAGTAAATTTTACGGCAATGATATATTGAGTCCATCTTTTCAGGAGAGAGCATTGATAGGAACATATCAAAAACTTGGACTTTACAAAAGCAATAAGCTGACTGTTTTATCTGCGGGCAAAAAGATAAAAAGTTACGAGGTACTTGAGCAAGATGTCTTTAGTACAAAATATAAAGATATTCAGACAGATACGGAATCTAAAAATAATATTGTAAGTTATTATCAAGGGGCAAGTTCTCTTCATAAAAAGGGGCTGGATAGATATGACGACTAA
- a CDS encoding LTA synthase family protein, whose protein sequence is MLKKLFKYYLLLITIFFIGRLFLFVLYFDNFKNSGVDYWLTFIYGLRMDTITASILLVIPLTILSFTPVKFKDIANGFLKYYLLVIFSLVIYIENATFPFVAQYDVRPNYLFVEYLIYPKEVFAMIFADYKAELLITFMMIGVFIYFYQKHAKDDFLNVFETHYIKRAAMFLPILALLFMGVRSSFGHRGANISDAMFSTNRMVNEITKNSLHSIGYAIYSNAVHEGGEVKQYGKMDIKEALARVKKRLSIESDDKKSIFSRIEKSHFKSDKPKNLVIFVQESFGYQFVHAAGGEDGITPNFNRLSKEAILFKDLYSNGTRSVRGLAAVSAGNLAVPGVGVVKRNKSQKDFFTIASALKPFGYHTSFIYGGESRFDNMRGWYSGNGFDEIIDQPKFENPTFVAPWGVCDEDLVVKANEEFKKLHAKGQKFATIMFSQSNHSPFEFPCEKIELLKDVPQNSVKNAVKYADHAIGRFFELAKKESYYKDTVFVVIADHNVRVYGDDMVPVNMFHIPGIILGGGIQPMIYDKIASQPDVLATALDLIGIDLKYPIMGHSIFSDKKQNISLMQFHSSYALRADDKVVIVRPGQKPLTFLYKDPKTYLDKSNHLTLSDHDEKLEKDALAFVVALDYMYNKKLYR, encoded by the coding sequence ATGTTAAAAAAACTATTTAAGTACTACTTACTTTTGATAACCATATTTTTTATAGGGAGACTATTTTTATTTGTCCTCTATTTCGACAATTTTAAAAACAGTGGTGTTGATTACTGGCTGACATTTATCTACGGGTTGAGAATGGATACCATTACGGCATCTATCCTCTTGGTTATTCCTCTTACAATTCTCTCTTTTACCCCAGTAAAATTCAAAGATATTGCAAACGGTTTTTTAAAATATTACCTTTTAGTGATATTTTCGCTTGTAATTTATATAGAAAATGCGACGTTTCCGTTCGTAGCGCAATACGATGTAAGACCCAATTACCTTTTTGTAGAGTATTTGATATACCCTAAAGAGGTTTTTGCAATGATATTTGCAGACTATAAAGCAGAACTGCTTATAACTTTTATGATGATAGGAGTGTTTATATACTTTTATCAAAAACATGCAAAAGATGATTTTTTAAATGTTTTTGAGACTCATTATATAAAAAGAGCCGCTATGTTTTTACCTATCTTGGCACTGCTCTTTATGGGTGTTCGCTCATCATTTGGACATAGAGGGGCTAATATATCCGATGCCATGTTTTCGACAAACAGAATGGTAAACGAGATAACAAAAAACTCGCTTCATAGTATAGGTTATGCCATCTACAGCAATGCCGTACATGAAGGCGGTGAGGTAAAACAGTATGGAAAAATGGATATAAAAGAAGCTTTGGCACGAGTTAAAAAAAGACTCTCTATTGAGTCAGACGACAAGAAATCCATTTTTTCAAGAATTGAAAAAAGTCATTTTAAGAGTGATAAGCCTAAAAATCTAGTTATATTCGTACAAGAGAGCTTCGGTTATCAGTTCGTACATGCCGCCGGAGGAGAAGATGGGATAACGCCAAACTTTAACAGATTAAGCAAAGAGGCAATACTATTTAAGGATCTCTACTCGAATGGGACAAGAAGCGTGAGAGGACTTGCCGCAGTAAGTGCCGGAAATTTGGCAGTTCCTGGTGTGGGAGTAGTAAAAAGAAACAAATCTCAAAAAGATTTTTTTACTATAGCTTCGGCTCTTAAACCGTTTGGATATCACACTTCGTTTATTTACGGCGGAGAGAGCAGATTTGATAATATGCGTGGATGGTACAGCGGTAACGGATTTGATGAGATAATAGATCAGCCCAAATTTGAAAACCCCACATTTGTAGCTCCTTGGGGAGTTTGTGATGAGGATTTGGTAGTTAAAGCGAATGAAGAGTTTAAAAAGCTACATGCAAAAGGGCAAAAATTTGCAACGATTATGTTTTCACAATCAAACCACTCTCCCTTTGAGTTCCCGTGTGAGAAGATCGAACTTTTAAAAGATGTTCCACAAAACAGTGTAAAAAATGCCGTTAAATATGCAGACCATGCGATAGGTCGCTTTTTTGAACTGGCAAAAAAAGAGTCTTATTATAAAGACACGGTTTTTGTAGTAATCGCAGATCATAATGTGCGGGTCTACGGAGACGATATGGTACCAGTCAATATGTTTCATATCCCCGGTATTATTTTAGGCGGTGGCATTCAACCTATGATTTATGATAAAATTGCTTCTCAACCTGATGTATTGGCAACGGCACTTGATTTAATAGGTATTGATCTAAAATATCCTATAATGGGGCACTCAATATTTAGTGATAAAAAACAAAATATCTCATTGATGCAGTTTCACTCATCATACGCTCTAAGAGCAGATGATAAAGTAGTGATTGTCAGACCCGGGCAAAAACCGCTCACATTTTTATACAAGGACCCAAAAACATATCTTGATAAAAGCAATCATCTAACCTTGAGCGATCATGATGAAAAACTGGAAAAAGATGCTTTGGCTTTTGTAGTAGCACTTGATTACATGTACAATAAAAAACTCTATAGATAA